AGCACAAACgtgttaaaataaatacttaaataaataatggagtaaaaatatatatattttttcctatCTTTTAATCAGATCTTTCAGGATCCGACTGCCATGATGCAGCAGCTTCTGACCACATCAAGGCAACTCACACTGGGTGCTTACAAGCACGAGACAGAGTGTATgtacacacactcgcacacattATCTTAATCCAACATTGTGTTAATTATtaacaattattatttgtgtCTCAGTCAGCGAGCTGGAGCAGAGGACCAAGGAGAAAATGGAGGCGGCTAAGAAGAGAACCAGTCAGGAGATCACGGAGCTGAAAGATAAGTTGAAGGCCAGCAGGGAGAACATCAACCACCTCAAGATGGAGATCAGGAAACTGGAGGAAGACGGAGACCACAAGGAGCACTGACTGGTCATCACGCATGACAAAAACTGATTTTAACCAGTGGCCAGTTGGCTGTGAGAACGTACGTCGCACGCAGGCGTAGCCAgattcagtaaaaaaaaaaaaaaaaaagacaaaaaaaaaccatacatGAAATTAACATACTGCAAATATGAACTGCAGAActtgcattttatttctttttttaactatgATCAACTTTCTATTTTGGATaacttttgctttctttttcataaatacattaattcatgaatgtgttttatttagcCTTGTGACATTGGAAGTTATTTTCTCCGAGTTTGTCCCCTGGGCAACACAATAGAAATGGGTGTAATCTTAAGAAATGTACATATTAATACTCAAACAATACATGAAGAGACTAAATTGTATATCtcgcatttttgttttaaactttTGACACTAAAATCCCATCTATATTGGCGTAATTAACGTTGCAAAAAGTTACAAAGTTCCCACAGACCTTGAATGCGGCATGGCAACCGGAAGTTAGCCTCGAGTTTCTACTTCTAGTGAGCATACGCCGGGAAAGGTGTCAATTCCAAACAACCAAATAATTCTAAAAATCTTGCAAAGTCGTTTTCTTAAAGAAAAGTTCAGCTTTGTGTGACTCAACTAAGGCTTCAACTTAAGACGTCGTTGCCAAGAACGACTCAACGAAGGTGAGTTTTCTAATCCGTCCGACACTAAATTGTTTGcttattatttaaaatggttatttaaatgtatattCTATAAATTGTTTTCCTCCTTGAATTAAGTGTGTTGAGggcaactttaaaatgtttttttaagctacaaacacaaaaaacgtGTATTTGTAGTTTTAATAAGACACACCAGAAACTTAATTAGACTCTCTTGCGCCCTCTAGTAATAGCGGAATGAAAACGCATCCTCTGGCAAAATAGACAACACCTtaagcattttaaaaaaaattaaatttaatatcCAATATACTCCCGCTACAAACCAACATACCCGACAAACCACGTGAAAAAAACCCGAAAATGAACATTCAACTGCCAGATGTTATTACCACTGACTAAACATTCAACTGTAATAAAGAACATTTTAAAGGTTGCATTTAAATGCCTCTCCCAATTTAATGGTGCATGCTGGTTAActgcaaatataaaaatacgtttttttcccctcttttaAATTATAATTACTGTAAATGGATGCATCTTGCGATGCTGTCAAGTTATTGCTTATTTCTGTGCAATTGCATCATAACAGAAGTAATATTCAAATTTAAACTCAATTCAAAGGAAACATGGCTCTCTGCGAGGTAGTGCAGTTTTGTCGAGATATCTTATGAAAACTTccagacaaaaataaacaattgtaATGACATATTACTATGAAACACGTGTAGATGGAATAATCAAATATTCCTAcagaaaattctttttttcttatgtgCCAATTGTACAATTTCAGTGTAATAttccaaacaataaaatgctACATCAAATCAACTTTAGGCATCTTTCCTTCTTCAGAGGGTcaactttaattttttttcatatttcaccCCCATCCTTTGTGtgctttattaaaataaaaaaaaagccgccattgtttgaatttttggtgGTATCCAGATCAAGTCCCAAAAAGCGTCATGGCCGTGAGCAAAAATTCCCAACGTAGGCCTCATAGATGGTGTCCAGGAAGGAGTTGTCAGTCTGCAAAAGATCAAATGTTGTCACACATATAAGTGCgcaatttaatattatttttatcctACCTGGATCAGGTGCAATAAGACTGCCTGGAGCTGGTTTCTAGACAGAACTCTGGTTTCCTTCTGAGGCGTGTAACTGGAGGAGGCGGATGGGTAGGGGTCTTGCGCGGTGGCAGCGGCTGGTGACGCCACATCCGATTTCACCTGAGAGAAGACGCTGGGGGAGAGGAGCAACGTCGGGGCCACGGTGGCTGGGATTATCTGCGGAGAAGGCCCCTGAACACAACACAGGTAATTTAAGCTACATAGAAAATACtgagtttttttaattgaatcaggGGACTaactttgagattttttttaccaacCTGCAACTTCGGGGCCGCCGTGGCCACGCTGGAAGGGCCCTGGAAGCGAGGGGCCAGCGTGGGGCCGAGGCGCGGCGCTTCCGGCGGGGCCTggctttgctgctgctggaccaGCTGTAGCTTGTGGACCAGCTCGTGGGGGGAAAGCGCACCCGGGATGTGCGGAGGAACACCTGGGAAGgtcacaattgttttttttttagttactAGCCTTTgtcaagcacaaaaaaaaaaaaaacaggtccCACCTGTGTGCGAACACGGCGCTGCACAACAAGGGGCAGCGGCGTTTTGGAAGAGTCTCTTGATTGGATCGAGTTGGTGGTGATGGTGCATCTGATGGTGGCAAACGTGCTGGTGCTGATGGCGATCCAGCGGAACGCCGTTGTCGCACAGCCGGTTTTCGGGCGACTCAGACAGCGTCTGAAGGACCCCGCTGGGAGCCTCCCTCTGCCCCTGCATGAGCTTCAAAATGGCCGGGCAGTGCTGATGGGGATGATGGGACGGGGCGTTTTCCTCCCGAGTGACTTCCTTGGCCGCCGAAGTTTCGTAGGTGAGGGTGCGTGCGACGGGAGGGCGAGAGGCTTTTGTGGTTACTGGTGCGGAGGATGGAGAGGCGGAGTCAAGTTTGGGCGAGTGTTGAGGCTGAGAGCCAAATAAGGTAGCCAGAGAGAGCGACTTGGACTCGCTCGCATTGTTGTCCTGAAGACAGGAAAGCAAGAGTGGAATCAGGGAGGAGGTGCAAATGGCAAAGTGGTGATCGGTGCTGTACCGGAGTGGTTGGCTTGACGGGGATGGGTTTGATGAGGTTGGGCTTCCCGAACAGAACACCGCTGCCGCCAATTTCCTTTGGCTCGCAAGTCGATTTCCCCTGTTCCGCCACGTAAACCAATTAATTACATCCGTTTGACTtgcatccctttttttttttttgcagatgtgttACCTTGTCATACTGGCTGTGAGCTTTAGTCAGCATCTGGATGATGTCCACCACCTGCTCTTCATCCTGCACACCACCTGCACTTCCACTAGGGGGCAGCCAACCACCTTGCACCACCACTTGCTTCTGCTGGGTCagtctacacacacacacatttcccgGTAAACGTTGTGTATTCATCTTCTGTAATTCAATTACATTTGAAGTATTTGTATCGGAGCCAAGAATTACGCAAGCGCTTACATTTTCATCCTCATGGCGATGCGCTGGCAGTCAGCCTTGTCGTAGAACCAAATGCCATGGATGACCactggggagagggagaggcCCGTTTTTCAATCAGCGTCATAAATAGCAACAAAAGGTCTGCAAAAATCAAGTTAGGTCCTCGTAATAACCAAAAGTGGCCGCCCGATACCGAGACGAAGGTCAGCAGACGACGGAATGAGATTGCCGGCGTACCGCGCGGCCTCGCAATCCAATGAACGTGGCTCACTTTCCAGGCGAgctattaccgtaattttcggactataagtcgcggttttttttcatagtttgggtgggggggcgacttatactcaggagcgacttacatacatatatatggggttttttcacttttttgggcattttatggctggtgcgacttatactccggtgcgacttatagtccgaaaattacggtaaataggaaaaaaaatatatatatatttaaaaaaaaaaaaaaaagtggagaaatacagttgaaaataaataataatgcaaaaaatatatataaaataaatttaaaaaatcaaataaaatgataaaaaaaaaagtggtgcaATACAGTTGACTTTGAATCGTCAATTCAACTCGAAGTAGACAGAATAATAACAAACCCACAGCTAGGCTAATTTTGAGCTCGTAAACTTCTACCACAACATTGTAGCCCTCCACGCGATGCGCATGTTTACACACGAGACCAGCGAGGCTGGACCTGCCACTGAGGTCGCCCCAGTTGAGCCTGGGAAAAAGTCAGCCCAGGACCAAATAAGTAACTACAGTGGGAGACTGCCCCGCCGAGTCACAAACACTTCACGGGCTGGACCGAGGATCTACGGCAAAGAGCTGGGGACAAGTGAGAAGATGTCGGTGTAACGGAAAGGAAAAAGACCGAGAGGGGAGCGTGTGAAAGAGTGAGGGTGGGCCATCAGCTGGAGATAGAGGGGCTTCAAATCACTTCCCCAACTAAAGCGAACTGGAAGGAAGCGACCGCATGACTCCGATCAAACTTGGAATTTTACGAGCATTTTGAAGGAGCCGGGGTCGCAGTAGGACGCTGCTCCCCTGAAGGGATGCCGTTAAGGACCTTGTCAGCACTCCTGCTTTAATGGGACCAAGACCTCCAATGCATTTCAACTAGGACAAATCCAGGCTGACCTGCTGAGAGGCACTTGTAGCCATGCTGAGAAGATTTTTCACCAGGAAACCCAAACATGAAAGACTGCAGGAAGAGCCCGAAGTACGATTTAAAGGCCAGCTAGTGTCGGAGACGGACCTGGGCTACACCTACGTGCGACCTGGAGGTAAAACCTTCGAGGAAATCAAACCCACCGATATTGTTGCCAATATTCTACGTCAAAAATTGTATCGATATAAATGTATACTTTTTAATTAATCAGACGATTAATCGGTTATTGTATCGTATTCATGATGTAGCAAGTTAATCCAGTTTGAatgattatttcatatatagggtcTTTGTAGTGTTAATAGTCACATTTGGATCACAGTTTCCAAGTTGTTACCAGACAATGTGTTATAGTTGGACTTCTTTTACAAGACGTAAAGGCGTAACAGCTCAAAATACTCAGGAAGAAGTGGTATCTGCGCATCCCAATTAGAATCAAAACTCAAACCCCACAATAATTAACAAGCTTCCTGTCAAATGGCCGGTTGTCAGGCAGGGATAATGACTAGCTGGATGTACGCGTCCCATCCCGGAGTCGGTATCtctgctgtttatttttagcccAGGCTGCCACTTAGCGCCAACCGCCATTCCCGGACGTTACGGCATTGGCGCGACGTGTTTGCTTAATGATAAGATTCCACGGCCTCGTCCGCGCGGAGGTCGTGGCACGCGGCGGGCAGAGTTACTTGGCCCTAAATTGGCGGACGTTAGTTTGCTAGCAAAAAATAGTCACGACAGAGATACACAATACTGTGATTTTAAATTTCCATAATTGTCTGGCGTTGTTGTAGACATTCCATTCCTGTGCTTGTATCCTGCAGCTAGTTTGAATAGTGTTGCGACAGTTACCCACATTAGCCTGCTAGCATTAGCTACACGCCATTAGCGGCGAGCACGTAACTATTTGCATACTGTAGCGTCACCTATTATTGCTTTTTGATATTGTGGGATGATgtggaatttattttaaaaccgagGCAGGAAGAAAGGATGCGCACGTGTTTGCATTATCAGCGCCTGCTGCCATGCATCTAATCTCCACCGACCGCCACGGGAGCGCTGACAGGCTCTCGTCTGGCCGCCGAGACTCCGGCCGATAAAGAACAACTCCTTAAATGGAGGCGCGGTTCATCCCTAGCTGTCTGTTTCTAGCTATTTTACGGCCTCCATTTTGATGCAACATCCAGGAATAGTACGCAGGATGTCGGTCATGTTTACTTGACGTTTTTTCTTATTCGGTGGTAACTCTTACGCCGTGCGTTGCGGTAGAGCAGGAAGGGGTCCTGCAGCTGGAAGTCCAGGTCTTTGGTAATGGGCTCCGTCAGGTTCTCCATCCTGAGTCTGTTCATGATGGTGAAGCCATGTGTGGGCGAGGccagcctaaaaaaaaaaaacccaaaaaacagTTTGAACACTTTTTTAGTTTGAGGAAATTTTGTAGACAGAACAACACAATTGTTGGTTTTCCGTTTTCCTGGTAGAGAGCAAAATCGCTTATTAATTTCAAATATGCATTTTAAATTCTTTTATTGCTTGCTGGACTGTGAATGTATTGTCGTTGTTACGGCCCCATTTTcccttatttcttttttttcacaaactgTTTGTTGTGCGACTGTCGAACCTTACAAGGACAAGTGAAGAAATGAAGTTGTATTTGTAGGTGCAATTTACCTCGTGTAGATGAACAGAGTCCCTTCCACTTCAGTCTTttcctgaaaaacaaacatgtttattaCGGTTTGTTACATTTACAGAAAAATCAGCAGCtccaaactatttttttttaaatcatatatAAAGTGCTCGAGTTAGGGGCAACGTTTGATATGcacttctgaaataacaaatttgCACATTATATCTTTAATTGTTGTAATTAATCATGGTGAATGATGATTTCTTCAATAATAATCAATTAGTGGATCGGAAATAATTATTGTCCACATGcatgaaatcaaaacaaaaaggacaatGGGCACAACAACAAACTTAAATCTTCGTGCAAGTTCCTAAGCGCGGTTGCAGCATGCTAAGCTCCGTTAGCATCGTCCGTCGCACTGAAGTTGCAGCTGAGCTTACCCACTCATTGGTTCTGTTGTTGTACGTGTACAGGGCCACCTGGCTGGCCACATCCACGATGTGGTTAATGTAGGGATCGTGTCTTTGCAAAGCGGCCAGGCTGATGTCCAGTCCTTTAGCGGTCAGACCTCCGCCACTGTCGGCGCAAGTCGCTGTCATTGTTCCCTATGGAGATCTTAGCTAGCTCGTTAGCATAGACGGCTAAATTGAAAGGGGGCGAAATCAAAACAGATGCGTTGCGTGGAAATGCTTAGCCCGTTAAATGAAAGGTAAATTAACCCCAAAAAATCGGAGCTTTCCAGCTACGACTGCCACGATCGATTCGCTTTAATGTCAACAGGGAATTTGTAAACAAGCAGGCGTGATTAATCGTTGTGCAGCGCTCGAGTTTTCACAGGCTGAGCAATCAAACCGGAAACGTCGATTGAAAAGCGCTTTTGAAAATTTGATTTTCCAAACCTCAAAACTGCCCAATAATTGCTTGGAAAATAACGACGTCGGTAGTGtttacgaaaaaaaaaaaaaaaaaagtatttgtgaTATTTGGTTGTCATAATGTAACATCACATTTTAGCAtatgacaatattttatttaaatattgaatGCACATTTAACCTTCATGAATAGTGATTGAGTTTATAGTACATATGGTAATATGTGTAAGaacaattttttaaatgcatatcTTTTATGGTTGACTTGTTTTCGTCTGTAATTCGTTTTTAATTCTGGTACCCTTTTAATGTTTTGTCTAATAGTCGATGTTTCAGCTGTGGTCCTTGCTCTAGAAATAAAACTGAATTGCGTACATGTAGTGTCCCTGTTTTGCAGTGTCTAGAAGTAAAATTCTCTTAAACAGTCGAGAGTTGTTATACAATAACACAATTAGTGAAGTGTATGAAACACGATTCAAGCAGATGTATTCtttcccaaaacaaaatatgacagTACAGTCGTCCCCTTTGACACATTTCCATTTCCCATGAAATGCACTAGGGGGCGTTATGGGACGTGTAACACTAAGTTTTCtagttgtgttgtgtgtttaaGAATTTGTACAGCATGGATGCAGCATGtggacattttgaaattgtaCTACAGAGCCgagatacaaaaaaatatcacttGTATGCTAGCGCATGTTGTGTGCCTCATAATTAGCTTGAAAATAATTGCCTGTGTCATCCGCCAGGGGTTTGTTTTAATGTAAACATGTATTTGTCAGTGTGCATGTTTTCCAATGACGAGCCTAATGAGGCATCCGTCAGCCACTCAATATTATCAATACGCAGTGATTGGCTCCAAGTAACGATGGCAATGAGAGGGCAGTGAAAGAAGCCAGACTCGAGGGCGTGTAATGTGTTCTCTGCAATAAAAGTAGTGACATGACACTTTGGACACAGACACACTGTATCACATTAATAGGGGACGTCTCCTGATAGCACTTGATCGATGGAGACTGTTCTAGAATTCATTTATTCTGTTTAGAGACAAGCGAGAGTCGGCGGGAAGACGTGCGTTCAATACAAAGTGTGCGCCGCCGTGCAGGTGGATGCAATTTGCAAACGGGACGGTCGCGGTCGTGGAGGTAATGAACCGGCGTAATTAAAAGATACACGACGCCTAATGGAGATATTGCCTCATTTCCAAAGGCCTTCACCTTTGACCGAACGGCATATTGTTGGCTCGCCCCTGCATGGGATTGTGGCATTTCTGTTTGTCTGCATCGTTCTTCCCAGAGAGCGGCCGATTTTTACTAAAGGGGGCCGGGATGTACAAATATAGAACAGCCATTCGATGCGCAGGCCGGATTATAGAGGatgcttgtgtgtatgtgtgtgtgtgtgtgtgagtcccCCGGGTGCGCGTGTCTGTTCCCACGACCTGCCCTCCATCCGTGGTCCTTTCCTCCTCTTGGCCCTCCCGAACATAAAGTGGATAAAAAGTCTGCATGCCCCTGGTCAGTTGCCAGGTTTTAGGGATGTTAAAAGATAAATCATTTGTAAACTTTTTCAACTATTAATGTGACCATTACGGTAGAGGGAAATATGAGCGGTTCAAAATAGCATTCGCTCTTAGttggatgcaaaaaaaaaatactagaaCTGAAATTCTTTTAAttgagggtgtgcacacttacgCAACACCATTATTTATAGGGATGGGTGTGTACTGATACTTTGTATCAGCGCCGATGCTTGCCTTATTGTGAGGTATCAGGATTCTAATTTTGCTCTTGTTATATAggtctttatttaaaatgatgtcattgttttttgtatCAGAAATCCCCAAAAATTTCAGTTGTTTATTTGTACTTTCCCATCAAAAAGAAGTTTTGacagttcatttttttcttatcacaAATCTATTTGACCagggggtgtgtagacttttcatATCCATTGTAGCTCGAGCATGGTTTTGCTTACTCTGTTTTATTCGCTCGTCAGACTTCGAGTGGTTAAAAGTGACTCATTTTTATCAGTCAATGCACcgtatgtgtatttttttacatatatcGATGAGTCATCGAAAATCTTTATCCCATTACGGCACAGTGGGCGCGTAGCGTGCACTATGACCCTGAGCTAAATGAATACATGGCGAGCGTAGCGCTTAGCTTCACCCCCCCGGATCACAGCATCGCCCGCAGCGAGATTGACATCATGCCGCTTTTATACTGGAAAGGCAAATTCAATGTCAAAggcaataataatgatattatGCTGTGGCTGGCATTATAATTACAATTTGATCTTGGCAATGTTGCCCTGCACATCTTAATGCCGCTACACAGAGCTTTCTTGCTTCTACTTCCATCCTTGTCTTTTCCTCTCGCAGGTGCTTGaaagccttaaaaaaaaaaaagatttgatttGAGTGGATTTGACACAACCGAGATTTGATTCAGTTAGGAGCTGATGACTTCATTTCATTAATATATTAGCGCAAATATGGAGCCATGTCACCAGAAAATTACTTTGGGCGCcttggggtgggggcaggacACGTTGACAAAGATGACGAAACTCTGGACAGTCCTgaaggtcttttttttggaaaaaaaaaaaaaatcatgtcatTAAATTGTCAGTGTAATCGGCAAGCTTTTGTCCAATCTGCATGGGgatatacgtgtgtgtgtgtgtgggggggggggggtatatatgtgtgtatatgtgtgtgtgtatatatatatatatatatatatatacatatgtacacacacacactgcactgACCACTAATTTCTACTTCGGCCAGGCTTTGGGGAAAAACAgctttcatcattttttgtgCGCCGTGAAGAGCAGAGTCAAAGACGTTAGCATGggccaaaaaaaggaaaagcacGCCACATGTGTCCGAACTTTGACCTCTGTTCCTTCCTCTGCTAATTGAGACGAGTGGACCGCACATGTAAACGTGTAAACCAATAcacgttttctttctttcttttttttttttaatatgacaaATCCCTGCCACGCATACAATCCCAAACAATGTCTTTTCTGACcagtctatttaaaaaaaaaaaaaaaaaaaattaaacacacacacatctggaaGCAGTCAGTGTGTGCAAGCACTCggacggaggaggaggaggggtctcccgctctctctcgctctctcgcttgctctctctctctttctcagtGTGTTTGACTGCAGAGCTGCAGGAGCAGCAGAGGCAGACGAGAGAGCCCAAACTCCGGTCCACTtccacacataaacacacgcacacacgcacacacgcatagagcgagcgagcgagagagcgagcgagcgacaaGAGAGGAGACCACCATGGACTGGATCGGGACGCGAGAGGAGCGCGGAtgaggacaggacaggacaggataGGACAGCCTGCGTTGCGCGCCTTTGTGGATTCCTGCCAGGCTCTCAGCGTGGATTTAACCTATTGGGAGATTTAACCCCCGCGATGGAATATTTGCACTCTTGTCATTTTCCAAtcttcctccacctcctcctgctcctcctcctcttcctccagcagcagcagcagcgaggaTGCCAAGCAGCGATGCGTCTTTTGCGCACTTCCACTGACAGCGCCCGTGCTTTGCGAGCTCTTTTAAAGCtttgaggaaagaaaaaataaataccccccccccccccccccacctacaaaaaaaaaaaaataataaaataagaggaaagaaaagcagaggagaggagaggagagtgaAGATTGAACGCGGTGCTGCTTTCATGCTCGTCGCCTAGGGCCCGGATGTACCGAGGGATGCGCCGGTGCGTTTTGCCGACCGGTTCCGCCGACAGATCCCTCTTTTTTCTCGCCTTCACCTCCATCATGGGGATTAGGTAATATTCACTCCATCCGAAGACACCCCTCCCCTGCCGAGCGACGGGAATATCCACAAGCTGTCAGACtcacccccccgccccccttttatttctttttttttttttttttggaggggggctattccccccccctcttttcAATCCATTCACGCATAGGGAGAACCCTGGACTACATTTATggtaaatgaaagcaaaaacatgTACATCCCGGAGGACACCCTTGAGAATCATCAAGGTATGTGATCTTATTtgtacgcccccccccccccccaactgtCTTGTGAGTGTTGAtgatggaggggagggggaggagggcaGCCGGGAAGTTCGGAACGAGGCCTCTCGCACACATGTGGCGTCATGGGTGGGCGTACGGGTCAGTCAACAGGCTGTTGCAGAAGTGAGGGGGGAGCGTGGGGGGCAGGGGGGCAACAACATTATTCCCAACAAGTATTGCAGAGTTTCTCGCTCGTCCACATGGTGGATCGGGATTTCGCCGATGGCCGGCGAGGAAAGGGTCTGTTTGCATTGCGCAGTGTGAACGCGGCGCCTCCTTCCACCCACGTTGcggtgtgcaaaaaaaaaaaaaaaaaaaagatgccccCCTTTTCCATCCTTCCGACGGGTTCTTAACGCCATCGTCTTTCTTCTTCACGCTCctcatcgtcgtcatcctcTCCGGTGTCCGCTTCCATCAGTTCAGCCTACCTTCCCCGCCTTGCATGGCGACAGGTTCCATAGCAACAGGGAGATGAGGAGAGCGGCggcgagtgtgtgcgtgtgtgtgcgtgtgtgtgtttgcatccGTGTCGCAGTGAGACACGCAACGGCTCATCATACATGAGCCATCCTGTTAATTTTTACACGCGGGCGGCACGGATGCCAGGCGTGTGTCATAATGCGGTTTCAAAGGTGACCCCAGTTGACTTTTCAGAGTTGACTCAAAACGCTTCTTGAGTAAGACAgcgcaaactttttttttttctttttttcttgtggcgGGATGCTGAAATACTGGCTGGTACTTTATTGGAACGACAGCAGACGGTAATCACActgaatgaaaatataaaggacaatttaatttttattcatatcGATACCAAACAATTCagttttacaatttaaaatgttgctgTATGTTTCAAATTTCCGACCAATAatagaaagaaatattttgcgTACGAAGAAACTGGCTGTCAACAGGTGAGCTGTCGTTACCTGACgacactgtgatgtcattttcagtcgacactgtgatgtcattttcagtcgacccCAAGTGGcagtaaaagacaaaatggccgcccctaAAACCAGTTAGCCTTTTCtgctcattcactgccattgacggcaATAGAAgtcaaattttctttttaactggGATGGAAGTGAGTTCAGACTAATGTGGGTGCATATAATGTAttacattaataaaaaaaatcgactTTACGTCCACTTTTAGTGTACAGATTGTTGTGAATATAGTTTTACTATAAACTTAATGACGGTcaataacattaataaataCAGTACCGGCGCCAGTTAATCATCccatttattttaca
This genomic window from Syngnathus acus chromosome 23, fSynAcu1.2, whole genome shotgun sequence contains:
- the dcp1b gene encoding mRNA-decapping enzyme 1B → MTATCADSGGGLTAKGLDISLAALQRHDPYINHIVDVASQVALYTYNNRTNEWEKTEVEGTLFIYTRLASPTHGFTIMNRLRMENLTEPITKDLDFQLQDPFLLYRNARLVIHGIWFYDKADCQRIAMRMKILTQQKQVVVQGGWLPPSGSAGGVQDEEQVVDIIQMLTKAHSQYDKGKSTCEPKEIGGSGVLFGKPNLIKPIPVKPTTPDNNASESKSLSLATLFGSQPQHSPKLDSASPSSAPVTTKASRPPVARTLTYETSAAKEVTREENAPSHHPHQHCPAILKLMQGQREAPSGVLQTLSESPENRLCDNGVPLDRHQHQHVCHHQMHHHHQLDPIKRLFQNAAAPCCAAPCSHTGVPPHIPGALSPHELVHKLQLVQQQQSQAPPEAPRLGPTLAPRFQGPSSVATAAPKLQGPSPQIIPATVAPTLLLSPSVFSQVKSDVASPAAATAQDPYPSASSSYTPQKETRVLSRNQLQAVLLHLIQTDNSFLDTIYEAYVGNFCSRP